From the genome of Impatiens glandulifera chromosome 9, dImpGla2.1, whole genome shotgun sequence, one region includes:
- the LOC124914577 gene encoding WAT1-related protein At3g28050-like, whose translation MEMGKKMKLHRDLVPLTVLASMECLNVGLNTLFKAATLHGMNHRIFMVYVYGVASLILLPSPFISHRSKKGLPPVRFSLIWKVFLLGVIGCVSQEMGYAGINYSSPTLASAMSNLIPAFTFILATTFKMEKVALKSRSSQAKILGTIVSLMGAFVVTLYKGPAVIMTGWSSTDQIPSNWVIGGICLMAQNIMIPICYILQSHIMKEYKDEKTILFFYNLCVTILAALVGLVTERDVNAWRSPIGLSIGLASVLCSGVFGSFLNNVVHSWALKKKGPVYVTMFKPLSIAFAVAMGMILLGDTLYLGSIIGAIVILVGFYIVMWGKAREEIREVSEISDDIESPSKDNKLPLLKDNEKLPLLKDNEKLPVLKDSEKPSSEEEEEKI comes from the exons ATGGAAATggggaagaagatgaagttgcatAGAGATCTAGTCCCATTGACAGTTCTTGCTAGCATGGAATGCTTGAATGTTGGACTGAATACTCTGTTCAAGGCAGCAACTCTTCATGGGATGAATCATAGGATCTTTATGGTCTATGTTTATGGTGTTGCTTCTCTTATTCTTCTTCCTTCTCCTTTCATCTCTCACAG ATCGAAAAAGGGTCTTCCTCCTGTTAGATTCTCCCTAATCTGGAAAGTATTCCTTCTTGGGGTTATTGG GTGTGTGTCGCAGGAGATGGGTTATGCAGGAATCAATTACAGTTCTCCGACTCTTGCTTCTGCCATGAGTAATCTCATTCCTGCTTTCACTTTCATCCTTGCCACCACCTTCAAGATGGAAAAGGTTGCGCTAAAGAGCAGGAGCAGTCAGGCGAAAATACTAGGAACAATTGTATCATTAATGGGTGCTTTTGTGGTCACTCTGTACAAGGGACCGGCAGTCATAATGACTGGTTGGTCGTCTACAGACCAGATTCCGTCCAATTGGGTCATTGGTGGCATTTGTCTCATGGCTCAGAATATCATGATTCCAATTTGCTACATTCTTCAg agtCATATCATGAAGGAGTACAAAGATGAAAAAACCATCCTTTTCTTCTACAATTTATGTGTTACAATCTTAGCCGCATTGGTGGGTCTGGTTACCGAAAGGGATGTGAATGCTTGGAGGAGTCCGATTGGACTCAGTATCGGACTCGCCTCCGTGCTCTGCTCG GGAGTGTTTGGATCATTTTTGAACAATGTGGTACATTCATGGGCATTAAAGAAGAAAGGGCCTGTTTATGTCACCATGTTCAAGCCATTATCGATTGCATTTGCGGTGGCCATGGGAATGATCCTCCTTGGTGATACTCTGTATCTTGGGAG TATTATAGGAGCAATAGTGATATTGGTTGGGTTTTACATAGTTATGTGGGGAAAAGCTAGGGAAGAGATAAGAGAGGTTTCCGAGATTAGCGACGACATCGAGTCTCCCTCCAAGGACAATAAACTTCCTCTTCTTAAGGATAACGAAAAACTACCTCTTCTTAAGGACAACGAAAAACTACCTGTTCTTAAGGACAGCGAAAAACCCTCAtctgaggaagaagaagaaaaaatatag
- the LOC124914576 gene encoding protein NRT1/ PTR FAMILY 5.8-like — protein MEGGQPKLNKPCILLIVIAGMERFAFKGVAANLVTYLTEVMKMKNSSAAKMVNNWCGFTSMLPLVVASLADSYWDKYTTILVSSFLYLLGLVALTSTAMEWPWIPTSKTGAASCLSWSLYMISLGQGGYNPSLQAFAADQLDHHDQLPSDNNKILNNNNENKKKSLFFHWWYFGICTGCLLGISFLAYIQDNIGWGLGFAIPTAAMLLSIAFFTSGSRFYTYNKQTETAKFTKSLEYMVAAFRSTAAKLIRLQNKDALVGTHEIELEEKKSLCLEGDIEGLGEIPDMNPIDILKAAWRLFPIWVLLLTFAVIFQQPLTFFTKQGMTMKRNIMGGFKVPPAALQSAITISIIILMPLYDAVFVPFMRRMTRNEKGITVMQRMGVGMFLSVVAMAIAAVVEEKRLRTARKSEMSIFWLLPQYIILGISDIFTVVGMQEFFYGEVPARMKTMGIALCTSVFGVGNFMSAFLITAVEKFTGGGGEKENWFSDNMDEARLDKYYWLLAMASAFTFLLFIIFCKFYTTRT, from the exons ATGGAAGGAGGCCAGCCAAAACTCAACAAACCATGTATTCTTCTTATAG tGATCGCGGGAATGGAGCGGTTCGCGTTCAAGGGGGTGGCTGCGAATTTGGTGACGTATTTGACCGAggtgatgaagatgaagaattcGTCGGCGGCAAAGATGGTTAACAATTGGTGCGGGTTCACGTCCATGCTTCCACTCGTGGTCGCTTCCCTAGCTGATTCTTATTGGGACAAATACACCACCATCCTCGTTTCTTCTTTCCTCTATTTACTG GGGCTGGTGGCATTAACATCAACGGCAATGGAATGGCCATGGATTCCGACAAGCAAAACCGGCGCCGCCTCTTGTTTATCTTGGTCGCTTTACATGATCTCTTTAGGTCAAGGCGGTTATAATCCTTCATTGCAAGCCTTTGCAGCCGATCAACTCGATCATCATGATCAATTACCATccgataataataaaattcttaacaataataatgaaaacaaaaagaaGAGTCTTTTCTTCCATTGGTGGTATTTCGGCATCTGCACCGGCTGCCTCCTTGGAATCTCGTTCCTCGCCTACATCCAGGACAATATCGGCTGGGGACTCGGCTTCGCCATCCCCACCGCTGCCATGCTCCTATCTATTGCCTTCTTCACTTCAGGGTCCCGTTTCTACACCTACAACAAACAGACGGAGACAGCAAAATTTACCAAGTCATTGGAATACATGGTGGCTGCTTTCAGATCAACCGCTGCCAAGCTCATCCGCCTCCAAAACAAAGATGCCCTCGTTGGAACTCATGAGATTGA GCTTGAAGAGAAAAAGTCATTGTGCCTGGAAGGAGACATAGAGGGATTAGGAGAGATCCCCGATATGAATCCTATAGACATTTTAAAAGCGGCCTGGCGACTGTTTCCAATATGGGTATTACTGTTGACATTCGCCGTGATATTTCAACAGCCGCTGACGTTCTTCACAAAACAAGGGATGACGATGAAGAGGAACATTATGGGCGGATTCAAAGTACCTCCAGCAGCACTTCAAAGCGCGATAACCATATCGATAATCATCTTAATGCCATTATACGACGCAGTATTCGTCCCGTTCATGCGAAGAATGACGAGAAACGAGAAAGGGATAACTGTGATGCAGAGGATGGGAGTGGGGATGTTTCTTTCTGTGGTGGCGATGGCGATAGCGGCGGTGGTTGAAGAAAAGAGGCTGAGAACGGCGAGGAAATCGGAGATGAGCATATTCTGGTTGTTGCCACAGTATATAATTCTGGGTATATCGGATATATTCACGGTGGTGGGAATGCAGGAATTCTTTTACGGTGAAGTGCCGGCGAGGATGAAGACGATGGGAATTGCTCTGTGTACGAGTGTTTTTGGAGTGGGGAATTTCATGAGTGCTTTTCTGATAACGGCGGTGGAGAAATTCACCGGCGGCGGTGGAGAGAAAGAAAACTGGTTTTCCGATAACATGGATGAAGCCCGACTTGATAAATACTATTGGCTTTTGGCCATGGCCAGTGCTTTTACCTTTCTTCTATTCATCATCTTCTGCAAATTTTACACAACTAGGACCTGA